One genomic region from Curtobacterium sp. 9128 encodes:
- a CDS encoding transcription antitermination factor NusB — MSPHQQHQQPARTVRGPSARRVAFDVIRAVQVDDAYANLLLPTRIRRAALSARDAGFATELTYGTIRMIGRYDAIVEAASGRRVVNIEADVLDVMRLGVHQLLAMRTPVHAAVSATVELAREVGARRATGFVNAVLRKVAAKTPDEWDAEITRGLSGDALLATRWSHPTWVVSALRDALAAERSRDELVALLAADDVAPRVQLAALPGLATEDDLATATTAVEPATDEPEADDADGAEPPVPVSQVVTDADALPVSPVGIRGVTGDPARVPGVAAGRLRVQDEGSQLAALALSRASAVRAGERWLDLCAGPGGKAALLAAEAAQGGATLVANELVPTRVGLVKQALAGFGDTVTVVEGDGRRYGLDGSGVTFDRVLLDAPCTGLGALRRRPEARWRKVPEDVQELAALQAELLDAAVRVLAPGGTLAYVTCSPHLAETRGQVDALMARHGGVLEQVDTASVVRSVAARDPQVPDGMTAQLWPHRIGTDAMFIALFRRVA, encoded by the coding sequence ATGAGCCCCCACCAGCAGCACCAGCAACCGGCGCGCACCGTCCGCGGACCGAGCGCACGCCGCGTCGCGTTCGACGTCATCCGCGCCGTGCAGGTCGACGACGCCTACGCGAACCTGCTCCTCCCGACCCGTATCCGCCGAGCCGCGCTCTCCGCTCGCGACGCCGGGTTCGCCACCGAGCTGACGTACGGCACGATCCGGATGATCGGCCGGTACGACGCCATCGTGGAAGCGGCTTCGGGACGGCGGGTCGTGAACATCGAGGCGGACGTGCTCGACGTCATGCGCCTCGGCGTCCATCAGCTCCTCGCGATGCGCACCCCGGTGCACGCCGCGGTGTCCGCGACGGTCGAGCTCGCCCGCGAGGTCGGTGCCCGCCGTGCCACGGGCTTCGTGAACGCCGTCCTGCGCAAGGTCGCCGCGAAGACGCCGGACGAGTGGGACGCCGAGATCACCCGCGGGCTGTCCGGGGACGCCCTCCTCGCGACCAGGTGGTCGCACCCGACCTGGGTCGTGTCGGCGCTCCGCGACGCCCTCGCCGCCGAGCGCTCCCGCGACGAACTCGTGGCGTTGCTCGCGGCGGACGACGTCGCACCCCGTGTGCAGCTCGCCGCGCTGCCCGGTCTCGCGACGGAGGACGACCTCGCCACCGCGACCACCGCGGTGGAACCGGCCACGGACGAACCGGAGGCCGACGACGCGGACGGTGCCGAGCCTCCCGTGCCGGTGTCCCAGGTCGTGACGGACGCCGACGCCCTGCCGGTGTCGCCCGTCGGGATCCGCGGCGTCACCGGCGATCCCGCCCGCGTGCCCGGGGTCGCGGCCGGGCGACTGCGGGTGCAGGACGAGGGCTCGCAGCTCGCCGCGCTGGCACTGAGCCGGGCGTCGGCGGTCCGCGCGGGGGAGCGCTGGCTCGACCTGTGCGCCGGACCAGGCGGCAAGGCCGCGCTGCTCGCCGCCGAGGCTGCGCAGGGCGGCGCGACGCTCGTGGCCAACGAACTCGTGCCAACGCGTGTCGGACTCGTGAAGCAGGCCCTCGCGGGGTTCGGCGACACGGTCACCGTCGTCGAGGGAGACGGCCGGCGGTACGGGCTCGACGGCTCCGGCGTGACGTTCGACCGCGTGCTCCTCGATGCGCCGTGCACCGGACTCGGTGCGTTGCGCCGGCGGCCGGAGGCACGCTGGCGGAAGGTACCGGAGGACGTGCAGGAGCTCGCGGCGCTGCAGGCCGAGCTGCTCGACGCGGCGGTCCGGGTGCTGGCACCCGGCGGGACCCTGGCGTACGTGACGTGCTCGCCGCACCTGGCAGAGACACGCGGGCAGGTCGACGCGCTGATGGCACGGCACGGCGGGGTGCTCGAGCAGGTCGACACGGCGTCGGTCGTGCGGTCGGTGGCCGCGCGTGATCCGCAGGTCCCCGACGGCATGACGGCGCAGCTCTGGCCGCACCGCATCGGCACGGACGCGATGTTCATCGCGCTGTTCCGTCGCGTCGCCTGA
- a CDS encoding glycine C-acetyltransferase — translation MYGAIKDHLASELAGIEDAGLTKHERGIAGPQRAAIDADGRELLNFCANNYLGLADSTDLVGAAKDALDRWGYGMASVRFICGTQDLHLDLERRVSSFLGTEATILYSSCFDANGGLFEVLLGPEDAIISDELNHASIIDGVRLCKAQRYRYRNRDMQDLEAQLVAAGDARFRAIVTDGVFSMDGFIAPLAEICDLADRYDALVIVDDSHAVGFIGEHGRGTPEHCGVADRVDVYTGTFGKALGGASGGYVSSRKEIVDLLRQRSRPYLFSNSLAPVIAAGTVAALDLIERSDDARARLVRNAERFRTRMTDAGFELLPGEHPIVPVMFHDAALTARIADEMQSRGVYVTAFSYPVVPKGRARIRVQLSAAHTEEQIEACVQAFTESRDAATTT, via the coding sequence ATGTACGGCGCGATCAAGGACCACCTGGCGAGCGAACTCGCGGGCATCGAGGACGCTGGACTCACCAAGCACGAACGGGGCATCGCTGGTCCCCAGCGCGCCGCGATCGACGCGGACGGGCGCGAGCTCCTCAACTTCTGCGCGAACAACTACCTCGGGCTCGCCGATTCGACGGACCTGGTCGGCGCCGCGAAGGACGCGCTCGACCGCTGGGGCTACGGGATGGCGAGCGTCCGGTTCATCTGCGGGACGCAGGACCTGCACCTCGACCTCGAACGCCGGGTGTCGTCGTTCCTCGGCACCGAGGCGACGATCCTGTACTCGTCGTGCTTCGACGCGAACGGCGGGCTGTTCGAGGTGCTGCTCGGCCCCGAGGACGCGATCATCTCCGACGAGCTCAACCACGCCTCGATCATCGACGGCGTCCGACTCTGCAAGGCACAGCGGTACCGCTACCGGAACCGCGACATGCAGGACCTCGAGGCGCAGCTCGTCGCCGCGGGGGACGCGCGCTTCCGGGCGATCGTCACGGACGGCGTGTTCTCGATGGACGGCTTCATCGCACCGCTCGCGGAGATCTGCGACCTCGCGGACCGCTACGACGCCCTGGTCATCGTGGACGACTCGCACGCCGTCGGCTTCATCGGGGAGCACGGTCGCGGAACGCCGGAGCACTGCGGGGTCGCGGACCGGGTCGACGTCTACACCGGCACCTTCGGCAAGGCACTCGGCGGCGCGTCCGGCGGGTACGTGTCGAGCCGGAAGGAGATCGTCGACCTGCTCCGGCAGCGCTCGCGCCCGTACCTCTTCTCGAACTCGCTCGCGCCGGTCATCGCAGCGGGGACGGTTGCGGCGCTGGACCTCATCGAACGCTCCGACGACGCCAGGGCCCGCCTGGTGCGGAACGCCGAGCGCTTCCGGACGCGGATGACCGACGCCGGGTTCGAGCTGCTCCCCGGTGAGCACCCGATCGTGCCGGTCATGTTCCACGACGCGGCCCTGACGGCACGGATCGCCGACGAGATGCAGAGCAGAGGGGTCTACGTCACCGCGTTCAGCTACCCCGTGGTGCCGAAGGGGCGTGCCCGCATCCGCGTGCAGCTCTCCGCCGCGCACACCGAGGAGCAGATCGAGGCGTGCGTGCAGGCGTTCACCGAGTCGCGGGACGCGGCGACGACGACCTGA
- the metK gene encoding methionine adenosyltransferase, which produces MTSSTLRLFTSESVTEGHPDKICDQISDSILDALLAVDPHARVAVETMVTTGLVHVAGEVTTSGYVEIPKIVRDVITGIGYNSSEVSFDGHTCGVEVSIGAQSPDIAQGVDESLDARSGAGVDALDRQGAGDQGIMFGFATNETPEYMPVAIWLAHRLAERLAAVRKSGELPFLRPDGKTQVTVGYDGVVPKTVETVVVSTQHSPSVTLDELTAAITEHVIRPVLALSELDSSDVEVIVNPTGRFEIGGPQGDAGLTGRKVIVDTYGGASRHGGGAFSGKDPSKVDRSAAYALRWVAKNAVAAGLADRLEVQVAYAIGRAKPVGLYVETFGTGHVDDATIEAAIRQVFDLRPAAIIRDLDLLKPRYAQTATYGHFGRELPGFTWEQLDRVEELRQAAGLVSVAV; this is translated from the coding sequence GTGACGTCCAGCACCCTGCGCCTCTTCACGTCCGAGTCGGTCACCGAGGGGCATCCAGACAAGATCTGCGACCAGATCTCGGACAGCATCCTCGACGCCCTCCTCGCGGTGGACCCGCACGCGCGCGTCGCCGTCGAGACGATGGTGACGACCGGGCTCGTGCACGTCGCGGGCGAGGTCACGACGTCGGGCTACGTCGAGATCCCGAAGATCGTCCGCGACGTCATCACGGGCATCGGGTACAACTCGTCAGAGGTGAGCTTCGACGGCCACACCTGTGGTGTCGAGGTCTCCATCGGCGCGCAGTCGCCGGACATCGCGCAGGGCGTCGACGAGTCGCTCGACGCCCGCTCGGGTGCCGGCGTCGACGCGCTCGACCGCCAGGGCGCCGGTGACCAGGGCATCATGTTCGGCTTCGCGACGAACGAGACGCCCGAGTACATGCCCGTCGCGATCTGGCTCGCACACCGGCTGGCCGAGCGCCTGGCCGCCGTCCGCAAGTCCGGTGAACTGCCGTTCCTGCGTCCCGACGGCAAGACCCAGGTCACCGTCGGGTACGACGGCGTCGTCCCGAAGACCGTCGAGACCGTCGTCGTGTCGACGCAGCACTCGCCGAGCGTCACGCTCGACGAACTGACCGCGGCGATCACCGAGCACGTCATCCGACCGGTCCTGGCGCTGTCGGAACTCGACTCGTCAGACGTCGAGGTCATCGTGAACCCGACCGGTCGCTTCGAGATCGGCGGTCCCCAGGGCGACGCCGGACTCACCGGCCGCAAGGTGATCGTGGACACGTACGGCGGTGCCTCCCGGCACGGTGGTGGCGCGTTCAGCGGCAAGGACCCGTCGAAGGTCGACCGCTCCGCTGCCTACGCCCTGCGCTGGGTCGCGAAGAACGCCGTCGCCGCCGGGCTCGCCGACCGGCTGGAGGTCCAGGTCGCCTACGCGATCGGCCGCGCGAAGCCCGTCGGGCTCTACGTGGAGACGTTCGGCACCGGGCACGTCGACGACGCCACGATCGAAGCCGCCATCCGACAGGTCTTCGACCTCCGTCCGGCCGCGATCATCCGTGACCTCGACCTGCTCAAGCCGCGCTACGCGCAGACCGCGACGTACGGCCACTTCGGCCGGGAGCTCCCCGGGTTCACCTGGGAGCAGCTCGACCGCGTCGAGGAACTCCGCCAGGCGGCAGGACTCGTCTCCGTCGCCGTCTGA
- a CDS encoding primosomal protein N', with product MTTVARVVLDSPLPQLDRLFDYRVPAELEDDCVPGVRVKVPLRTGARMSDAYVVEVLHEGGYPGELSAIETLVSPVPVLAPEIWKLARAVSDRAAGVASDVLRLAVPTRQVRAEKAWLARDTSAVPPTVVAPTVTGYGDGVLEGVLAKGGRAAVAAVPHPVDLGSADEPVWVPGWAATLAQAAARTLATERSAVIAVPDFRDVMDLERALHALVPVERVVRFDAKQTNGQRAKALLQARTHPVVAIGNRTAMYAPADDLGLIAMWDDGDQSFIEPRAPYVHTRDVALVRAAQSGAALLFAAHARSTDVQRLVELQWLEDVVPYRQPVPNVIPTAQQVNADGPAAQARIPSSAWRAAREASRTGPVLVQVANPGFGTGLVCADCGERAHCRVCGGPLGSPTHGAVPQCRFCGALAVGYRCPTCGGGKLKPVGQGAQRTADELGRAFPGTRIIVADGSRPIDEVPARPAVVVATRGAEPSTPGGYACVLLLDGERMLAREGLRVQEEVLRFWTNAAAKGAPGTEVYLVGIGGRLATAMALWQLDGPAHDELVDRRELLFPPAVRVATLTGTEQAVTAAVEALGDAPVGPVLGPVPVDDPVPGTVRAIVRFPYAHGTEVAATLKAEVIRRSSTRRVLPGGEKRRAAPALRARLDDAEPFSEV from the coding sequence GTGACCACCGTCGCGCGCGTCGTCCTCGACTCGCCGCTCCCGCAGCTCGACCGTCTGTTCGACTACCGGGTGCCGGCTGAGCTCGAGGACGACTGCGTGCCGGGGGTCCGCGTGAAGGTGCCACTGCGCACCGGGGCACGGATGTCCGACGCGTACGTCGTCGAGGTGCTGCACGAGGGCGGCTACCCGGGAGAGCTCAGCGCGATCGAGACGCTCGTCAGCCCGGTGCCGGTGCTCGCGCCGGAGATCTGGAAGCTCGCGCGCGCGGTGTCCGACCGGGCAGCCGGGGTGGCATCGGACGTGTTGCGCCTGGCCGTGCCGACGCGGCAGGTCCGGGCCGAGAAGGCCTGGCTCGCGCGGGACACGTCCGCGGTGCCACCCACGGTGGTCGCCCCGACCGTGACGGGCTACGGGGACGGCGTGCTGGAGGGCGTCCTGGCGAAGGGCGGCCGTGCGGCGGTCGCAGCGGTGCCACACCCCGTCGACCTGGGGTCCGCCGACGAACCGGTGTGGGTCCCCGGCTGGGCCGCGACGCTCGCGCAGGCCGCAGCACGGACCCTCGCCACCGAGCGGTCGGCCGTGATCGCGGTCCCGGACTTCCGCGACGTGATGGACCTGGAACGGGCGCTGCACGCGCTCGTCCCCGTCGAACGGGTGGTCCGGTTCGACGCCAAGCAGACGAACGGTCAGCGCGCGAAGGCGCTCTTGCAGGCGCGGACGCACCCGGTGGTGGCGATCGGGAACCGGACGGCGATGTACGCGCCCGCCGACGACCTCGGGCTGATCGCGATGTGGGACGACGGCGACCAGTCCTTCATCGAGCCGCGAGCGCCCTACGTGCACACGCGCGACGTCGCCCTCGTCCGGGCGGCGCAGTCCGGCGCCGCACTGCTGTTCGCCGCACACGCCAGGAGCACCGACGTCCAGCGGCTCGTCGAGCTGCAGTGGCTCGAGGACGTCGTGCCGTACCGCCAGCCCGTGCCGAACGTCATCCCGACCGCACAGCAGGTGAACGCCGACGGTCCGGCCGCCCAGGCCCGGATCCCGAGCAGCGCGTGGCGTGCCGCACGAGAGGCCAGCCGGACGGGCCCGGTGCTCGTGCAGGTCGCGAACCCGGGCTTCGGCACCGGGCTCGTCTGCGCCGACTGCGGCGAGCGGGCGCACTGCCGGGTGTGCGGCGGCCCGCTCGGCAGCCCGACGCACGGTGCCGTCCCGCAGTGCCGCTTCTGCGGTGCCCTCGCGGTCGGGTACCGCTGCCCGACGTGCGGTGGGGGCAAGTTGAAGCCCGTCGGTCAGGGTGCCCAGCGCACCGCGGACGAACTCGGTCGGGCGTTCCCCGGCACCCGGATCATCGTCGCGGACGGGTCACGACCGATCGACGAGGTCCCCGCGAGACCCGCGGTGGTCGTCGCGACGCGGGGAGCGGAACCGTCGACACCGGGTGGGTACGCCTGCGTGCTGCTGCTCGACGGCGAACGCATGCTCGCGCGGGAGGGCCTCCGCGTGCAGGAGGAAGTGCTGCGCTTCTGGACGAACGCCGCCGCGAAGGGCGCACCGGGTACCGAGGTCTACCTGGTCGGCATCGGTGGCCGTCTCGCGACCGCGATGGCCCTGTGGCAGCTCGACGGTCCCGCGCACGACGAGCTCGTCGACCGCCGCGAGCTGCTCTTCCCGCCGGCCGTCCGGGTGGCGACGCTGACCGGGACGGAGCAGGCGGTGACCGCGGCGGTCGAGGCGCTCGGCGACGCCCCGGTCGGTCCCGTGCTCGGTCCCGTGCCCGTCGACGACCCGGTCCCCGGCACGGTCCGCGCGATCGTGCGCTTCCCGTACGCGCACGGCACCGAGGTCGCGGCGACGCTCAAGGCCGAGGTCATCCGGCGCTCCTCGACCCGCCGGGTGCTCCCTGGCGGCGAGAAGCGGCGTGCGGCTCCTGCGCTCCGCGCGCGGCTCGACGACGCCGAGCCCTTCTCCGAGGTGTGA
- the gmk gene encoding guanylate kinase: MTDDRSQLPAHRNPPEVDRVAAARAAVAARRARAAVKAAVASGERSALDVARTAWSDEDAPAEKSLRVRDLLTSLSGIGPARAEGIMGTLRIAPSKRLGGLGTRQRTALSDWLVARGRKRGVSKLVVLAGPTAVGKGTVSAYIREQYPEVNLSVSATTRKPRPGEVDGVHYYFVDDAEFDRMIRDRELLEWATVHNSYRYGTPRPPIDRALDAGDKVMLEIDLQGARQVRDAMPEAVLVFLLPPTWDELVRRLIGRGTESAEEQARRLETAKVELAAQDEFDVRIVNSDVSTAAQEVVDLFTAP; encoded by the coding sequence ATGACCGACGACCGCAGCCAGCTGCCCGCGCACCGCAATCCACCGGAGGTGGACCGTGTCGCGGCCGCACGTGCGGCGGTCGCCGCGCGTCGCGCCCGGGCCGCCGTGAAGGCCGCCGTCGCGTCGGGGGAGCGGTCGGCACTCGACGTCGCGCGCACCGCATGGAGCGACGAGGACGCACCGGCCGAGAAGTCCCTGCGCGTCCGTGACCTCCTCACCAGCCTGAGCGGGATCGGTCCGGCGCGGGCCGAGGGGATCATGGGCACGCTCCGGATCGCGCCGTCGAAGCGCCTCGGCGGGCTCGGGACCCGGCAGCGGACCGCGCTGTCGGACTGGCTCGTCGCGCGTGGCCGCAAGCGTGGCGTGTCGAAGCTCGTCGTGCTCGCGGGTCCGACCGCCGTCGGCAAGGGCACCGTGAGCGCGTACATCCGCGAGCAGTACCCCGAGGTGAACCTCAGCGTGTCCGCGACGACGAGGAAGCCCCGTCCCGGCGAGGTCGACGGCGTGCACTACTACTTCGTCGACGACGCCGAGTTCGACCGGATGATCCGGGACCGCGAGCTCCTCGAGTGGGCGACCGTGCACAACTCGTACCGATACGGCACCCCGCGTCCGCCGATCGACCGCGCGCTCGACGCCGGCGACAAGGTGATGCTCGAGATCGACCTGCAGGGCGCTCGGCAGGTCCGTGACGCCATGCCCGAGGCGGTGCTCGTGTTCCTGCTGCCGCCGACGTGGGACGAACTCGTCCGCCGGCTGATCGGTCGCGGCACGGAATCCGCAGAGGAACAGGCCCGTCGGCTCGAGACCGCGAAGGTCGAACTCGCCGCGCAGGACGAGTTCGACGTGCGCATCGTGAACTCCGATGTCAGCACCGCGGCACAGGAAGTCGTAGACTTGTTCACTGCGCCCTAG
- the tdh gene encoding L-threonine 3-dehydrogenase encodes MRALYKPDAAPGLVMVDRPVPVPTEDEVLIRVLRTGICGTDLHIRRWDDWAASAVTAPLVPGHEFFGEVVEVGAAVRDVSVGDQVSGEGHIVCGTCRNCRAGRRQMCIRTKGLGVQRDGAFAEYLTLPGANVWVHHETIEPEVGALFDPLGNAVHTALAFPVVGEDVLVTGCGPIGLMAIAVARHAGARFVVGTDVSANRLAMATEMGADAAVDVRAGGAEAIRAAQHDLGMREGFDVGFEMSGAPDALPSMVANMNHGGRIAMLGLPSSTIAVDWGLVVTHMLTVKGIYGREMFETWQAMSSMLQTSTALRDRIGSLVTARFPADAWEQAFDAAATADGGKVVIDWTEH; translated from the coding sequence ATGCGAGCGCTGTACAAGCCCGATGCCGCCCCGGGACTGGTCATGGTCGACCGTCCCGTGCCGGTCCCCACCGAGGACGAGGTCCTGATCCGGGTGCTCCGGACCGGCATCTGCGGCACCGACCTGCACATCAGACGATGGGACGACTGGGCAGCCTCCGCCGTCACCGCGCCGTTGGTCCCCGGGCACGAGTTCTTCGGCGAGGTCGTCGAGGTGGGCGCCGCCGTCCGGGACGTCTCGGTCGGGGACCAGGTCTCCGGAGAGGGGCACATCGTGTGCGGCACCTGCCGGAACTGCCGCGCCGGTCGCCGTCAGATGTGCATCCGCACGAAGGGTCTCGGCGTGCAGCGGGACGGCGCCTTCGCCGAGTACCTGACGCTCCCCGGCGCGAACGTCTGGGTCCACCACGAGACGATCGAGCCGGAGGTCGGCGCGCTGTTCGACCCGCTCGGGAACGCCGTGCACACCGCTTTGGCCTTCCCGGTCGTCGGCGAGGACGTGCTCGTGACGGGGTGCGGACCGATCGGCCTCATGGCGATCGCGGTCGCCCGGCACGCCGGAGCCCGGTTCGTGGTGGGGACGGACGTCAGCGCGAACCGCCTGGCGATGGCGACGGAGATGGGCGCCGACGCCGCGGTCGACGTCCGGGCCGGCGGTGCCGAGGCGATCCGAGCGGCGCAGCACGACCTCGGCATGCGCGAGGGGTTCGACGTCGGCTTCGAGATGTCCGGAGCGCCGGACGCACTGCCCTCGATGGTCGCGAACATGAACCACGGCGGTCGGATCGCGATGCTCGGCCTGCCGTCGAGCACGATCGCCGTCGACTGGGGACTCGTCGTGACGCACATGCTCACCGTGAAGGGCATCTACGGCCGCGAGATGTTCGAGACCTGGCAGGCCATGAGCTCGATGCTGCAGACGAGCACGGCGCTGCGTGACCGCATCGGGTCACTCGTGACGGCACGGTTCCCCGCGGACGCGTGGGAGCAGGCATTCGACGCGGCAGCGACCGCAGACGGCGGCAAGGTCGTCATCGACTGGACGGAGCACTGA
- the rpoZ gene encoding DNA-directed RNA polymerase subunit omega translates to MANPQGIIDPPIDDLLSKVESKYALVIFASKRARQINDYYADLHEGSLFDNVGPLVDSTIDDKPLSVALHEINEDKLTATKQQPQPTV, encoded by the coding sequence ATGGCCAACCCCCAGGGCATCATCGACCCGCCCATCGACGACCTGCTGTCCAAGGTCGAGTCGAAGTACGCGCTCGTCATCTTCGCGTCGAAGCGCGCGCGCCAGATCAACGACTACTACGCCGACCTGCACGAGGGCTCGCTCTTCGACAACGTCGGTCCGCTCGTCGACTCCACGATCGACGACAAGCCGCTGTCGGTGGCCCTCCACGAGATCAACGAGGACAAGCTCACCGCCACCAAGCAGCAGCCGCAGCCCACCGTCTGA
- the fmt gene encoding methionyl-tRNA formyltransferase — translation MRLVVAGSPAAAVPTLRRLAASDHEIAAVLTRPPTPQGRKRVLAPTPVARVAEELGLPVIEASRVDDDVTRQLVDLDVDLGVIVAYGALLRRPALDAPRHGWINLHFSDLPAYRGAAPVQRAVMAGDTTTAATVFQLVEALDAGPVFAAEPFVIGPEATSGEVLAAMAETGAAVVARVVEGIAAGTATATEQVGEPTVAPKTTIEDGRIDFAEPASAVHARIRGVTPEPGAFAYLGETRVKLLRVARSGGPGDPAPSLAPGALAVQGGRLFVGTGDGPLVLTEVQPAGKKAMDAAAWARGLGELDGKTLA, via the coding sequence ATGCGTCTCGTCGTCGCCGGCAGCCCCGCTGCGGCCGTCCCCACCCTCCGCCGGCTCGCGGCCTCCGACCACGAGATCGCCGCGGTGCTGACGCGTCCGCCGACGCCGCAGGGCCGGAAGCGCGTGCTCGCCCCGACCCCGGTGGCGCGGGTCGCCGAGGAGCTCGGACTCCCCGTCATCGAGGCGTCCCGCGTCGACGACGACGTCACCCGGCAGCTCGTCGACCTCGACGTCGACCTCGGCGTCATCGTCGCCTACGGCGCGCTGCTCCGCCGTCCGGCGCTCGACGCGCCGCGGCACGGCTGGATCAACCTGCACTTCTCCGACCTGCCGGCGTACCGCGGCGCGGCCCCGGTGCAGCGTGCCGTCATGGCGGGGGACACGACGACCGCCGCGACCGTGTTCCAGCTCGTCGAGGCGCTCGACGCCGGGCCGGTCTTCGCCGCCGAACCATTCGTCATCGGACCGGAGGCCACGTCGGGCGAGGTCCTCGCCGCGATGGCCGAGACGGGCGCAGCGGTCGTCGCCCGCGTCGTCGAGGGCATCGCCGCCGGGACCGCCACCGCCACCGAGCAGGTCGGCGAGCCGACCGTCGCTCCGAAGACCACGATCGAGGACGGCCGGATCGACTTCGCCGAGCCCGCCTCCGCCGTGCACGCCCGCATCCGCGGCGTGACGCCGGAACCAGGAGCGTTCGCGTACCTGGGGGAGACGCGCGTCAAGCTGCTCCGCGTGGCACGGTCGGGAGGCCCGGGAGACCCCGCCCCGTCGCTCGCCCCCGGCGCGCTGGCCGTCCAGGGCGGTCGGCTGTTCGTCGGGACCGGTGACGGTCCGCTGGTGCTCACCGAGGTCCAGCCGGCGGGCAAGAAGGCGATGGACGCCGCCGCCTGGGCCCGCGGGCTCGGCGAACTCGACGGGAAGACCCTCGCATGA
- the pyrF gene encoding orotidine-5'-phosphate decarboxylase produces the protein MTDRLDAADRSGGPEPFGVRLAAAIGSRSALCVGIDPHAATLAAWGLGRDEAGLTEFGRVLVDAAAGRAAVVKPQIAFFEAAGVDGYRALDATIRRARDAGLLVVADVKRGDIGSTGDDYALAWLDRDGPFAADAMTVSPYLGYGSLAGTVDVARRNGAGVFVLAATSNPEARVLQTAVLAEGPRAGRSVAAGIVLDVADDNPAVGDQAIGDVGLVLGATLSLQDFGIGADEIGTSPILAPGFGAQGARIEDLRSLYGSRAEQVLVSESRGLLTDGPDGVASLVTDRADRIAAALAGAGA, from the coding sequence GTGACGGACCGCCTCGACGCCGCAGACCGGTCGGGAGGCCCGGAGCCGTTCGGCGTCCGGCTCGCGGCCGCCATCGGGTCGCGGTCCGCGCTGTGCGTCGGGATCGACCCCCATGCCGCCACCCTGGCGGCGTGGGGGCTCGGTCGTGACGAAGCGGGTCTGACCGAGTTCGGCCGCGTCCTGGTGGACGCGGCCGCCGGCCGCGCCGCGGTCGTGAAGCCGCAGATCGCCTTCTTCGAGGCCGCGGGGGTGGACGGATACCGTGCTCTCGACGCGACGATCCGCCGGGCACGCGATGCGGGCCTCCTGGTCGTCGCCGACGTGAAGCGCGGCGACATCGGATCCACCGGGGACGACTACGCGCTCGCGTGGCTGGACCGCGACGGGCCGTTCGCCGCCGACGCGATGACGGTCTCGCCGTACCTCGGCTACGGCTCGCTCGCCGGCACGGTCGACGTCGCGCGACGGAACGGCGCCGGCGTGTTCGTGCTCGCGGCGACGAGCAACCCCGAGGCCCGCGTCCTGCAGACCGCAGTGCTGGCGGAGGGCCCGCGTGCGGGGCGCTCCGTCGCGGCCGGTATCGTTCTCGACGTGGCAGACGACAACCCGGCCGTGGGCGACCAGGCCATCGGCGACGTCGGGCTCGTGCTCGGCGCGACCCTCTCCCTGCAGGACTTCGGCATCGGCGCGGACGAGATCGGCACCTCGCCGATCCTGGCTCCGGGGTTCGGTGCGCAGGGCGCTCGCATCGAGGACCTCAGGTCCCTGTACGGCTCCCGTGCCGAGCAGGTGCTCGTGAGCGAGTCCCGCGGGCTGCTCACCGACGGGCCGGACGGCGTCGCGTCGCTCGTCACCGACCGTGCCGATCGGATCGCGGCGGCGCTGGCTGGGGCAGGGGCATGA